Proteins co-encoded in one Nissabacter sp. SGAir0207 genomic window:
- a CDS encoding Kdo(2)-lipid IV(A) acyltransferase, translating to MKKIPSFSIKLLSPRYWLGWIAIIILWIFVLLPYPLIEKIGKSFGRASMMFLRKRRKVAERNLQLCFPHLTSFERNDLLISNFESVGMGIMETGMAWFWPDWRVRKWFSITGYEHMQNALDSKKGVLLIGMHFLTLELGARIFGILNSGIGVYRPNNNALLDWLQTWGRMRSNKTMLDRSDLKGMLKSLSRGEILWYAPDHDYGPKNSVFAPFFAVKQAATTTGSYMLIRSTQPAVIPFVPRRRHDGGGYELIIMPDISANMPIHSKQETAAYINKSIEDAVLLSPDQYMWLHRRFKTRPEGVHERYK from the coding sequence ATGAAAAAGATACCTTCATTCTCAATTAAGCTACTCTCACCACGTTACTGGCTGGGGTGGATTGCAATTATTATTTTATGGATTTTCGTTCTGCTACCTTACCCACTAATTGAAAAGATTGGGAAATCATTTGGGCGAGCATCTATGATGTTTTTAAGAAAACGAAGAAAAGTTGCTGAAAGAAATCTTCAATTATGTTTTCCTCACCTGACATCTTTTGAAAGAAATGATCTATTGATCAGTAATTTTGAATCTGTAGGAATGGGAATCATGGAGACGGGTATGGCATGGTTTTGGCCAGACTGGCGTGTGCGTAAGTGGTTTTCAATTACCGGATATGAACACATGCAAAACGCTTTGGACTCAAAGAAAGGTGTTTTGCTAATAGGGATGCACTTTTTGACACTGGAACTTGGAGCCAGAATTTTCGGGATTTTGAATTCCGGAATCGGAGTATATCGGCCTAACAATAATGCTCTTCTGGACTGGTTGCAGACATGGGGACGAATGCGGTCCAATAAAACTATGCTTGATCGTAGTGATCTGAAAGGTATGTTAAAAAGTTTAAGCAGGGGTGAAATTCTTTGGTATGCACCTGATCATGATTACGGTCCGAAAAATAGCGTGTTTGCACCCTTCTTTGCTGTAAAGCAAGCTGCGACAACAACTGGAAGCTATATGTTGATTCGCAGTACACAACCTGCCGTTATACCCTTTGTACCCAGACGTCGTCATGATGGCGGAGGTTATGAATTAATCATCATGCCAGACATTTCCGCTAACATGCCCATCCACAGTAAGCAGGAGACAGCTGCTTATATCAACAAAAGCATTGAGGACGCAGTATTACTTTCCCCAGATCAATATATGTGGTTGCACAGAAGATTTAAAACGCGTCCAGAGGGGGTACATGAACGTTACAAGTAA